In the Agrococcus sp. Marseille-Q4369 genome, one interval contains:
- the rpsD gene encoding 30S ribosomal protein S4 produces the protein MSTKSRTRSKVRLSRALGVALTPKAARYLEKRPYGPGQHGRTKRKADSDYAVRLREKQRLRAQYGIREAQLRTTFNEARRQAGLTGENLVELLEMRLDALVLRAGFARTISQARQLVVHRHIMVDGQRVDRPSFRVKPGQLIHVHERSEGMEPFQVAAAGGHAGVLPPVPPYLDVQLDRLQARLVRRPARAEVPVVAEVQLVVEYYAAR, from the coding sequence ATGTCCACGAAGTCCCGTACCCGTTCGAAGGTGCGCCTCTCGCGCGCCCTCGGCGTCGCCCTCACCCCGAAGGCCGCGCGCTACCTCGAGAAGCGCCCCTACGGCCCCGGCCAGCACGGCCGCACCAAGCGCAAGGCTGACAGCGACTACGCCGTCCGCCTCCGCGAGAAGCAGCGCCTGCGCGCCCAGTACGGCATCCGCGAGGCGCAGCTGCGCACGACGTTCAACGAGGCGCGCCGCCAGGCCGGCCTGACGGGTGAGAACCTCGTCGAGCTGCTCGAGATGCGCCTCGACGCGCTCGTGCTGCGCGCCGGCTTCGCCCGCACCATCTCGCAGGCTCGCCAGCTCGTCGTGCACCGCCACATCATGGTCGACGGCCAGCGCGTCGACCGCCCGTCGTTCCGCGTGAAGCCGGGCCAGCTCATCCACGTGCACGAGCGCAGCGAGGGCATGGAGCCCTTCCAGGTCGCCGCCGCCGGCGGCCACGCCGGCGTGCTGCCCCCGGTGCCCCCGTACCTCGACGTGCAGCTCGACCGCCTGCAGGCGCGCCTCGTGCGCCGCCCTGCGCGCGCCGAGGTCCCCGTCGTGGCCGAGGTCCAGCTCGTCGTCGAGTACTACGCCGCTCGCTGA
- a CDS encoding replication-associated recombination protein A, whose protein sequence is MAMGTTAPLAVRMRPTSLDEVVGQRHLLGPGSPLRRLAASSQTAAGGAASGQSVILWGPPGTGKTTLAQSIAHSSDRRFVELSAVTAGVKDVRQVMEAALSDRDLYQRSTVLFLDEIHRFTKAQQDALLPGVEQGWVTLIAATTENPSFSVISPLLSRSLLLTLEPLDDDDITLLVERAIADPRGFDGRIQLDDDARAQLVRLSSGDARRALTALEAAGAHALEAAATESAGDDEDGDEADAPVTVTAEALASAVDRALLRYDRQGDEHYDVISAFIKSVRGSDPDAALHYLARMIEAGEDPRFIARRIIVLASEDIGMADPQGLVIAAAAAQAVQLIGMPEGRIPLAEATVYLATAPKSNRSYLGIDRAIADVRRGDFGRVPTHLRDAHYPGAKRLGHGKGYRYAHDAPHGVATQQHLPDPLVGVRYYEPGAHGFERDVAARLERIRRILAGER, encoded by the coding sequence ATGGCCATGGGGACGACTGCGCCGCTCGCGGTGCGCATGCGCCCGACGAGCCTCGACGAGGTCGTCGGCCAGCGCCACCTGCTCGGCCCGGGCTCGCCGCTGCGGCGCCTCGCAGCGTCGAGCCAGACCGCCGCCGGCGGCGCCGCGAGCGGGCAGAGCGTCATCCTGTGGGGGCCGCCCGGCACCGGCAAGACGACGCTCGCGCAGTCGATCGCGCACTCGTCCGACCGCCGCTTCGTCGAGCTGAGCGCCGTGACCGCGGGCGTGAAGGACGTGCGGCAGGTGATGGAGGCGGCGCTGAGCGACCGCGACCTCTACCAGCGCTCGACGGTGCTCTTCCTCGACGAGATCCACCGCTTCACGAAGGCGCAGCAGGACGCGCTGCTGCCCGGGGTCGAGCAGGGCTGGGTCACGCTCATCGCGGCGACGACCGAGAACCCGTCGTTCAGCGTCATCAGCCCGCTGCTGTCGCGCTCGCTGCTGCTGACGCTCGAGCCGCTCGACGACGACGACATCACCCTGCTGGTCGAGCGGGCGATCGCCGATCCGCGCGGCTTCGACGGACGCATCCAGCTCGACGACGACGCTCGCGCGCAGCTCGTGCGGCTCTCGTCGGGCGACGCGCGGCGCGCGCTCACGGCGCTCGAGGCCGCGGGCGCGCACGCGCTCGAGGCGGCCGCGACCGAGTCGGCGGGCGACGACGAGGACGGCGATGAGGCGGATGCGCCGGTCACCGTGACGGCCGAAGCGCTCGCGAGCGCGGTCGACCGCGCGCTGCTGCGCTACGACCGGCAGGGCGACGAGCACTACGACGTCATCTCCGCGTTCATCAAGTCGGTGCGCGGCTCCGACCCGGACGCGGCGCTCCACTACCTCGCGCGCATGATCGAGGCGGGGGAGGATCCGCGCTTCATCGCTCGCCGCATCATCGTGCTCGCGAGCGAGGACATCGGGATGGCCGATCCCCAGGGGCTCGTCATCGCCGCCGCCGCCGCGCAGGCCGTGCAGCTCATCGGCATGCCCGAGGGCCGCATCCCGCTCGCCGAGGCGACCGTCTACCTCGCGACCGCCCCGAAGTCGAACCGCTCCTACCTCGGCATCGACCGCGCGATCGCCGACGTGCGCCGCGGCGACTTCGGCCGCGTGCCCACCCACTTGCGCGACGCGCACTACCCCGGCGCCAAGCGGCTCGGCCACGGCAAGGGCTACCGCTACGCCCACGATGCGCCGCACGGCGTCGCGACGCAGCAGCACCTGCCCGACCCCCTGGTGGGCGTGCGCTACTACGAGCCCGGCGCGCACGGCTTCGAGCGCGACGTCGCCGCGCGCCTCGAGCGGATCCGGCGGATCCTCGCCGGCGAGCGCTGA
- the ruvX gene encoding Holliday junction resolvase RuvX produces the protein MRRGIRIGVDVGRARVGVARCDPDGLLATPVETIQRADVDVVARIASIAVELGAIEAVVGLPISLSGGETPSTQDARDIAAALAATIPVRLVDERLSTVTASAAMRAAGRSSRQQRASIDQAAAVVILQHALDSERAAGRAPGELLDDGGAAATED, from the coding sequence GTGCGACGCGGCATCCGCATCGGCGTCGACGTGGGCCGCGCCCGCGTCGGCGTCGCCCGCTGCGATCCCGACGGGCTCCTCGCGACGCCCGTCGAGACGATCCAGCGCGCCGACGTCGACGTCGTCGCGCGCATCGCCTCGATCGCGGTCGAGCTCGGCGCGATCGAGGCGGTGGTCGGCCTGCCGATCTCGCTCTCGGGCGGCGAGACCCCGAGCACGCAGGACGCGCGCGACATCGCCGCGGCCCTCGCGGCGACGATCCCGGTGCGGCTCGTCGACGAGCGGCTCTCGACCGTCACGGCATCCGCGGCCATGCGCGCCGCGGGCCGCTCGTCGCGCCAGCAGCGCGCGAGCATCGACCAGGCTGCGGCGGTCGTGATCCTGCAGCACGCACTCGACAGCGAGCGGGCGGCCGGGCGAGCGCCCGGCGAGCTGCTCGACGACGGCGGCGCTGCCGCCACGGAGGACTGA
- the aroB gene encoding 3-dehydroquinate synthase, with protein MTTIRVETDAPYEVHVGRGVLVERLRASLGDAQRLLVVHQPAMSRVADHLKAELDGVEVLLAEVPDAEAAKRIEVAQFLWQIMGQAEFTRTDAVLGLGGGAVTDLAGFVAATWLRGVRVLQAPTSVLGIVDAAVGGKTGINTEQGKNLVGAFHHPAVVVADLELVDSLPRNELLTGFAEIVKTGFIADPRILELLEGSFDAATDPTTPEFQEVVARSIEVKARVVANDFRERGEREFLNYGHTLGHAIEHTERYRWRHGAAVSIGLVFAAELSRLAGRLPEGVVDRHRAILQSLELPTTYPVGRWQTLLGTMRKDKKARGSMLRFVVLDDVAKPRILEGPDDSLLFMAYQSLAD; from the coding sequence ATGACCACGATCCGCGTCGAGACCGATGCCCCCTACGAGGTGCACGTCGGCCGCGGCGTGCTCGTCGAGCGCCTCCGCGCCTCGCTCGGCGACGCGCAGCGGCTGCTCGTCGTGCACCAGCCGGCGATGAGCCGCGTCGCCGACCACCTCAAGGCCGAGCTCGACGGAGTCGAGGTGCTGCTCGCCGAGGTGCCCGACGCCGAGGCCGCGAAGCGCATCGAGGTCGCGCAGTTCCTCTGGCAGATCATGGGGCAGGCGGAGTTCACCAGGACGGATGCGGTGCTCGGCCTCGGCGGCGGCGCGGTCACCGACCTCGCGGGCTTCGTCGCCGCGACGTGGCTGCGCGGCGTGCGCGTGCTGCAGGCGCCCACGAGCGTGCTCGGCATCGTCGACGCGGCCGTGGGCGGCAAGACGGGCATCAACACCGAGCAGGGCAAGAACCTCGTCGGCGCCTTCCACCACCCCGCGGTCGTCGTCGCCGATCTCGAGCTCGTCGACTCGCTGCCGCGCAACGAGCTCCTGACGGGCTTCGCCGAGATCGTGAAGACGGGCTTCATCGCCGACCCGCGCATCCTCGAGCTGCTCGAGGGCTCGTTCGACGCGGCGACCGATCCGACGACGCCGGAGTTCCAGGAGGTCGTCGCGCGGTCGATCGAGGTCAAGGCGCGCGTCGTCGCGAACGACTTCCGCGAGCGCGGGGAGCGCGAGTTCCTCAACTACGGCCACACGCTCGGCCACGCGATCGAGCACACCGAGCGCTACCGCTGGCGCCACGGCGCCGCGGTGTCGATCGGCCTCGTGTTCGCCGCGGAGCTCTCGCGACTCGCCGGCCGGCTGCCGGAGGGCGTCGTCGACCGCCACCGGGCGATCCTGCAGTCGCTCGAGCTGCCGACGACGTACCCCGTCGGGCGCTGGCAGACGCTGCTCGGCACGATGCGCAAGGACAAGAAGGCGCGCGGCTCGATGCTGCGCTTCGTCGTGCTCGACGACGTCGCGAAGCCGCGCATCCTCGAGGGCCCGGACGACAGCTTGCTGTTCATGGCCTACCAGTCGCTCGCCGACTGA
- the alaS gene encoding alanine--tRNA ligase — translation MQTAEIHRRFLEHFERRDHQIVPSAPLVSDDPAIMFTIAGMVPFIPYLSGRVPAPWPRVADVQKCIRTNDIEEVGRTPRHGTFFQMAGNWSFGDYFKREAIVWAWELLTGSEADGGYGFSPSDLWVTVFETDDEAERLWIESTDIDPARIQRLGLEDNYWMTGQPGPAGPDSEIFFDLGPEHGPDGGPATGSDRYVEIWNLVFMQDEIADVRSKTEFTIVRELPRKNIDTGMGLERVAFLKQGVQNMYEIDQVRPVLDLASELSGRRYGADGEDDVRMRVVADHVRSSLMLMGDGVTPGNDGRGYILRRLMRRSIRSMRLLGVHEATFPTLFRASFDAMSTAYPELQQSFGRIERMAIAEEETFLKTLESGSTVLDLAIEGVRSDAGHVVPGKTAFLLHDTYGFPIDLTMEIAEEAGLEVDRSTFETLMSEQRTRAKADAKSRRRQLADLSVYADLRAKGETAFLGYDELEADGEVIGIIADGASAQSAGVGEEVEVVLTATSLYAEAGGQDSDQGRLIGAGFEADVLDVQRPVAGLTSHMVRVTSGEIAVGDVARAVVDERYRRGANQAHSATHVVHAALRQLLGPDAAQSGSYNKAGYMRLDFSWSSALSHDMRQELEGIANSAIRDDLPVETRLMPLDEAKALGAMALFGEKYGDTVRMVDIGGPWSRELCGGTHVDASSQIGLISITSEASVGSTSRRVEAAVGADAFRQLVAERTLVSELTGMLKTPREQLPGRIEELVLSLKAAEKRIAEFESKQLASRVQPIAEAATRVGDVLLAAVDLGTVGSQDDLRSLAGQVRERLGAEPAVVAIGGAVDGKPAIVVATNDAARRGGAAAGPLAKAAAAVLGGGGGGKPDMAQGGGQDASAMPRALEAVREGLGR, via the coding sequence ATGCAGACCGCAGAGATCCACCGCCGCTTCCTCGAGCACTTCGAGCGCCGCGACCACCAGATCGTGCCCTCGGCGCCGCTCGTGAGCGACGATCCGGCGATCATGTTCACGATCGCCGGCATGGTGCCGTTCATCCCGTACCTCTCGGGCCGCGTGCCCGCGCCGTGGCCGCGCGTCGCGGACGTGCAGAAGTGCATCCGCACGAACGACATCGAGGAGGTCGGCCGCACGCCGCGGCACGGCACCTTCTTCCAGATGGCGGGCAACTGGTCGTTCGGCGACTACTTCAAGCGCGAGGCGATCGTCTGGGCATGGGAGCTGCTCACGGGCTCCGAGGCCGACGGCGGCTACGGCTTCAGCCCGTCCGACCTGTGGGTCACGGTCTTCGAGACCGACGACGAGGCCGAGCGGCTCTGGATCGAGTCGACCGACATCGACCCGGCGCGCATCCAGCGCCTCGGGCTCGAGGACAACTACTGGATGACCGGCCAGCCCGGTCCCGCAGGCCCCGACTCGGAGATCTTCTTCGACCTCGGCCCCGAGCACGGCCCCGACGGCGGCCCCGCGACCGGCAGCGATCGCTACGTCGAGATCTGGAACCTCGTCTTCATGCAGGACGAGATCGCCGACGTGCGCTCGAAGACCGAGTTCACGATCGTGCGCGAGCTGCCCCGCAAGAACATCGACACCGGCATGGGCCTCGAGCGCGTCGCGTTCCTCAAGCAGGGCGTGCAGAACATGTACGAGATCGACCAGGTGCGCCCGGTGCTCGACCTCGCGAGCGAGCTCTCGGGCCGGCGCTACGGCGCCGACGGCGAGGACGACGTGCGGATGCGCGTGGTCGCCGATCACGTGCGCTCGTCCCTCATGCTCATGGGCGACGGCGTGACGCCGGGCAACGACGGCCGCGGCTACATCCTCCGCCGCCTGATGCGCCGCTCGATCCGCTCGATGCGGCTGCTCGGCGTGCACGAGGCGACCTTCCCGACCCTCTTCCGCGCGAGCTTCGACGCGATGTCGACCGCCTACCCTGAGCTCCAGCAGTCGTTCGGCCGCATCGAGCGGATGGCGATCGCCGAGGAGGAGACGTTCCTCAAGACGCTCGAGTCGGGCTCGACGGTGCTCGACCTCGCGATCGAGGGTGTGCGCTCCGACGCGGGGCACGTCGTGCCCGGCAAGACGGCGTTCCTGCTGCACGACACGTACGGCTTCCCGATCGACCTGACGATGGAGATCGCCGAGGAGGCGGGCCTCGAGGTCGACCGCTCGACGTTCGAGACGCTCATGAGCGAGCAGCGCACGCGCGCGAAGGCCGACGCGAAGTCGCGCCGTCGGCAGCTCGCCGACCTCTCGGTCTACGCCGACCTGCGCGCGAAGGGCGAGACCGCGTTCCTCGGCTACGACGAGCTCGAGGCCGACGGCGAGGTCATCGGCATCATCGCCGATGGCGCCTCAGCGCAGTCGGCGGGCGTGGGCGAGGAGGTCGAGGTCGTGCTGACCGCGACGTCGCTCTACGCCGAGGCGGGCGGGCAGGACAGCGACCAGGGCCGGCTCATCGGCGCGGGCTTCGAGGCCGACGTGCTCGACGTGCAGCGCCCGGTCGCGGGCCTCACGAGCCACATGGTGCGGGTCACCTCCGGCGAGATCGCGGTCGGCGACGTCGCGCGCGCGGTCGTCGATGAGCGCTACCGGCGCGGTGCGAACCAGGCGCACTCCGCGACGCACGTCGTGCACGCGGCGCTCCGCCAGCTGCTCGGCCCCGACGCGGCCCAGTCGGGCTCCTACAACAAGGCGGGCTACATGCGGCTCGACTTCTCGTGGTCGAGCGCGCTCTCGCACGACATGCGGCAGGAGCTCGAGGGCATCGCGAACTCGGCGATCCGCGACGACCTGCCGGTCGAGACGCGGCTCATGCCGCTCGACGAGGCGAAGGCGCTCGGCGCGATGGCCCTCTTCGGCGAGAAGTACGGCGACACCGTGCGCATGGTCGACATCGGCGGACCGTGGTCGCGCGAGCTGTGCGGCGGCACGCACGTCGACGCGTCGAGCCAGATCGGCCTCATCTCGATCACGAGCGAGGCGAGCGTCGGCTCGACGAGCCGTCGCGTGGAGGCGGCGGTGGGGGCGGATGCGTTCCGCCAGCTCGTCGCGGAGCGCACGCTCGTGAGCGAGCTCACGGGCATGCTCAAGACCCCGCGCGAGCAGCTGCCCGGCCGCATCGAGGAGCTCGTGCTCTCGCTCAAGGCGGCCGAGAAGCGCATCGCCGAGTTCGAGTCGAAGCAGCTCGCGTCGCGCGTGCAGCCGATCGCCGAGGCCGCGACCCGCGTGGGCGACGTGCTGCTCGCCGCCGTCGACCTCGGCACCGTCGGCTCGCAGGACGACCTCCGCTCGCTCGCAGGCCAGGTGCGCGAGCGCCTGGGCGCCGAGCCCGCGGTCGTCGCGATCGGCGGCGCGGTCGACGGCAAGCCCGCGATCGTCGTCGCGACGAACGATGCGGCGCGCCGCGGCGGCGCCGCAGCGGGTCCGCTCGCCAAGGCGGCAGCGGCGGTGCTCGGCGGCGGCGGCGGCGGCAAGCCCGACATGGCGCAGGGCGGTGGGCAGGACGCGAGCGCGATGCCGCGCGCGCTCGAGGCCGTGCGCGAGGGGCTCGGCCGCTGA
- the aroQ gene encoding type II 3-dehydroquinate dehydratase, with the protein MRILVLNGPNLGRLGTREPEVYGTATIADIAPLVEAAGSLEQRVEADVRQTDDEAELVGWIHDAVDARTPVILNPAAFTHYSYALRDACAQLQGVAPLVEVHISNPHAREAFRHTSVISGVATGVIAGFGLDGYRLAAAAIVGR; encoded by the coding sequence ATGCGCATCCTCGTCCTCAACGGCCCGAACCTCGGCCGGCTCGGCACTCGCGAGCCAGAGGTGTACGGCACCGCGACGATCGCCGACATCGCGCCGCTCGTCGAAGCGGCTGGCTCGCTCGAGCAGCGCGTCGAGGCCGACGTGCGCCAGACCGACGACGAGGCCGAGCTCGTGGGCTGGATCCACGATGCGGTGGATGCGCGCACCCCGGTGATCCTGAACCCGGCGGCCTTCACGCACTACTCCTACGCGCTCCGCGACGCGTGCGCGCAGCTGCAGGGCGTCGCCCCGCTCGTCGAGGTGCACATCTCGAACCCGCACGCGCGCGAGGCGTTCCGGCACACCTCGGTCATCTCGGGCGTCGCGACCGGCGTCATCGCCGGCTTCGGGCTCGACGGCTACCGCCTGGCCGCGGCCGCGATCGTCGGCCGCTAG
- the mltG gene encoding endolytic transglycosylase MltG: MAGRRARARQARNRRRIIGWSIALVAVIGIVVAVALVVPRLADRFSGPEDFAGPGTGEVVVQVQQGDNGYAVAETLFEQGVIASTEAFTDILIADPSIQLHPGAYRVQLEMSAQGALDAIRDPANKAELRVTVPEGFTLPQVYERLERDLGIPQAEFLQLESDLGRFDLPADAVTLEGWLFPATYTFDEGVTAEGVLRAMIARQVQALDAAGVAEADRQRVLTFASLVQREARLPDDFGRVARVFQNRLDIGMRLQSDATVAYGTGNLHVVTTTADERADADNPYNTYARTGLPVGPIGAPGDIAIQASLSPTEGDWLYFVTVNPDTGETVFSETLAEHNVAVQQFQQFLRDNPGWGG; the protein is encoded by the coding sequence ATGGCAGGACGACGAGCTCGCGCGCGACAGGCGCGCAACCGCCGCCGCATCATCGGCTGGAGCATCGCGCTCGTGGCCGTCATCGGCATCGTGGTCGCGGTCGCGCTCGTGGTCCCGCGGCTCGCGGACCGCTTCAGCGGCCCCGAGGACTTCGCCGGGCCCGGCACGGGCGAGGTCGTCGTGCAGGTGCAGCAGGGCGACAACGGCTACGCCGTCGCCGAGACGCTCTTCGAGCAGGGCGTCATCGCGAGCACCGAGGCGTTCACCGACATCCTGATCGCCGACCCGTCGATCCAGCTCCACCCCGGCGCCTACCGCGTCCAGCTCGAGATGTCGGCGCAGGGCGCGCTCGACGCGATCCGCGACCCGGCCAACAAGGCCGAGCTGCGCGTCACCGTGCCCGAGGGCTTCACGCTCCCGCAGGTGTACGAGCGGCTCGAGCGCGACCTCGGCATCCCGCAGGCCGAGTTCCTGCAGCTCGAGAGCGACCTCGGCCGCTTCGACCTGCCTGCCGACGCCGTCACGCTCGAGGGCTGGCTCTTCCCCGCGACCTACACGTTCGATGAGGGCGTCACGGCCGAGGGCGTGCTGCGGGCGATGATCGCGCGGCAGGTGCAGGCGCTCGACGCCGCCGGCGTCGCCGAGGCCGACCGCCAGCGCGTGCTGACCTTCGCGTCGCTCGTGCAGCGCGAGGCGCGGCTGCCCGACGACTTCGGCCGCGTCGCCCGCGTGTTCCAGAACCGCCTCGACATCGGCATGCGCCTGCAGTCGGATGCGACCGTCGCCTACGGCACCGGCAACCTCCACGTCGTCACGACGACCGCCGACGAGCGCGCCGACGCCGACAACCCCTACAACACCTACGCGCGGACGGGCCTGCCCGTCGGGCCGATCGGCGCACCCGGCGACATCGCGATCCAGGCGTCGCTCTCGCCGACCGAGGGCGACTGGCTCTACTTCGTCACCGTGAACCCCGACACGGGCGAGACCGTCTTCTCCGAGACGCTCGCGGAGCACAACGTCGCGGTGCAGCAGTTCCAGCAGTTCCTGCGCGACAACCCCGGTTGGGGCGGCTGA
- a CDS encoding shikimate kinase: protein MTAGAAGSGAGPRPGDEASDRPPIALIGPMAAGKTSLGRKLASRIGRTFADTDRLVVLEHGPIPEIFATHGESVFRRWEAEAVQRALVPGTVVALGGGAVLDEGSRELLRSATVVLATVDERAAERRLGGGGRPLVADGIDAWRRIATEREPLYRSLADVTVDTSRTPMARLLDELQAWLAERGL from the coding sequence GTGACGGCCGGCGCGGCCGGGTCGGGCGCGGGGCCGCGGCCCGGCGACGAGGCGAGCGACCGGCCGCCCATCGCCCTCATCGGGCCGATGGCCGCGGGCAAGACGTCGCTCGGCCGCAAGCTCGCGAGCCGCATCGGCCGCACGTTCGCCGACACCGATCGCCTCGTGGTGCTCGAGCACGGCCCGATCCCCGAGATCTTCGCCACGCACGGCGAGTCCGTGTTCCGCCGCTGGGAGGCCGAGGCGGTGCAGCGCGCGCTCGTGCCGGGCACGGTCGTCGCCCTCGGCGGCGGCGCGGTGCTCGACGAGGGGTCGCGCGAGCTGCTGCGCTCGGCGACCGTCGTGCTCGCGACCGTCGACGAGCGCGCCGCCGAGCGCCGCCTCGGCGGCGGCGGGCGGCCCCTCGTCGCCGACGGCATCGACGCGTGGCGACGCATCGCCACCGAGCGCGAGCCGCTCTACCGCTCGCTCGCCGACGTCACCGTCGACACATCCAGGACCCCGATGGCCCGCTTGCTCGACGAGCTGCAGGCCTGGCTCGCCGAGCGCGGGCTGTGA
- a CDS encoding shikimate dehydrogenase, with translation MTTGEPGASRRLAVVGWPIEHSLSPVLHGAAARELGLDWRYERRPVREGELAGFVDVLDRAWLGLSVTAPLKLEAARLAGSLDERARLTGAANTLVLGTRPRGWNTDVGGIVRAFAGSGLEGAETGAIAGAGATAGSALVALAELGAARVAVALRSPAKGEALVALGERLGVEVVLQPLEAPLPAVDAAVSTLPAAADVVPVFAHPPSRLLDADYARADGSRYRDAVPAGALIDGREMLLGQAVLQARIFTIGHVDAPLPDEGRVAAAMRSALAAATGLEES, from the coding sequence GTGACGACCGGCGAGCCCGGCGCGAGCCGCCGGCTCGCGGTCGTCGGCTGGCCGATCGAGCACTCGCTCTCGCCCGTGCTCCACGGCGCCGCCGCACGCGAGCTCGGGCTCGACTGGCGCTACGAGCGCCGACCGGTGCGCGAGGGCGAGCTCGCGGGCTTCGTCGACGTGCTCGATCGCGCATGGCTCGGGCTCTCGGTCACCGCGCCGCTCAAGCTCGAGGCGGCGCGCCTCGCCGGGTCGCTCGACGAGCGCGCGCGACTGACGGGCGCCGCGAACACGCTCGTGCTCGGCACTCGCCCGCGGGGCTGGAACACCGACGTCGGCGGCATCGTGCGGGCCTTCGCCGGATCGGGCCTCGAGGGTGCCGAGACCGGCGCGATCGCCGGCGCCGGGGCGACCGCGGGCTCGGCGCTCGTCGCCCTCGCCGAGCTCGGCGCGGCCCGCGTCGCCGTCGCGCTCCGCAGCCCCGCGAAGGGCGAAGCGCTCGTCGCGCTCGGCGAGCGGCTGGGGGTCGAGGTCGTGCTGCAGCCGCTCGAGGCGCCGCTGCCCGCCGTCGACGCGGCGGTCTCCACGCTCCCCGCCGCGGCCGACGTCGTGCCGGTCTTCGCGCATCCGCCCTCGAGACTCCTCGACGCCGACTACGCGCGTGCCGACGGGTCTCGCTACCGGGACGCCGTGCCCGCGGGAGCGCTCATCGATGGGCGGGAGATGCTGCTCGGGCAAGCGGTGCTGCAGGCGCGGATCTTCACGATCGGGCACGTCGATGCGCCGCTGCCCGACGAGGGCCGCGTGGCCGCCGCGATGCGGTCGGCGCTCGCGGCCGCGACGGGTCTGGAAGAATCGTGA
- the aroC gene encoding chorismate synthase — protein sequence MLRWLTAGESHGPELLALLEGLPAGVPVTAEAIQADLQRRKLGAGRGARMKFEQDELSISGGVRHGLSQGGPVALRIGNTEWPKWQEVMSAAPLEGELSGARAAKLTRPRPGHADLVGMQKHGFDEARPVLERASARETAARVALGAVARAFLAELGVRLVSHTLSIGPVRVPDDAPLPLPDDVDRLDADELRCNDPATSAAMLAEVEDARRSGDTLGGIVEVLAYGLPPGLGSYVHWDRRLDGRLAQALMSIQAIKGVEVGDGFETTRRRGSVAHDELLVDEEGVRRETGRAGGIEGGMTTGGALRVRAGMKPIATVPRALRTIDVATGEAAQAHHQRSDVCAVPASGVVAEAMVALVLADAMLEKFGGDSVGETRRNLEAYLAAIPERLRTLP from the coding sequence ATGCTGCGCTGGCTCACCGCCGGGGAATCCCACGGCCCCGAACTGCTCGCCCTCCTCGAAGGGCTGCCCGCGGGCGTGCCCGTGACGGCGGAGGCCATCCAGGCCGACCTGCAGCGCCGCAAGCTCGGCGCGGGCCGCGGCGCGCGCATGAAGTTCGAGCAGGACGAGCTCTCGATCTCGGGCGGCGTGCGGCACGGGCTCAGCCAGGGCGGGCCGGTCGCGCTGCGCATCGGCAACACCGAGTGGCCGAAGTGGCAGGAGGTCATGAGCGCCGCGCCGCTCGAGGGCGAGCTGTCGGGCGCCCGCGCCGCGAAGCTCACGCGCCCTCGGCCAGGCCACGCCGACCTCGTCGGCATGCAGAAGCACGGCTTCGACGAGGCGCGCCCCGTGCTCGAGCGCGCGAGTGCCCGCGAGACGGCCGCGCGCGTCGCGCTCGGCGCGGTCGCGCGCGCGTTCCTCGCCGAGCTCGGCGTGCGGCTCGTGAGCCACACGCTCTCGATCGGCCCCGTGCGCGTGCCCGACGACGCGCCGCTCCCGCTGCCCGACGACGTCGATCGGCTCGACGCCGACGAGCTGCGCTGCAACGACCCTGCCACGAGCGCGGCGATGCTCGCCGAGGTGGAGGACGCTCGGCGCTCGGGCGACACGCTCGGCGGCATCGTCGAGGTGCTCGCCTACGGCCTGCCGCCGGGCCTCGGCTCCTACGTGCACTGGGACCGCCGCCTCGACGGCCGGCTCGCGCAGGCGCTCATGAGCATCCAGGCGATCAAGGGCGTCGAGGTCGGCGACGGCTTCGAGACAACCCGCCGGCGGGGGAGCGTCGCGCACGACGAGCTGCTCGTCGACGAGGAGGGCGTGCGCCGCGAGACCGGCCGCGCCGGCGGCATCGAGGGCGGCATGACGACCGGCGGCGCGCTGCGCGTGCGCGCGGGCATGAAGCCGATCGCGACCGTGCCCCGCGCGCTGCGCACGATCGACGTCGCGACCGGCGAGGCCGCGCAAGCGCACCACCAGCGCAGCGACGTGTGCGCCGTGCCCGCATCGGGCGTCGTCGCGGAGGCGATGGTCGCGCTCGTGCTCGCCGACGCGATGCTCGAGAAGTTCGGCGGCGACTCGGTCGGCGAGACCCGGCGGAACCTCGAGGCGTACCTCGCCGCGATCCCCGAGCGCCTCCGCACGCTCCCGTGA